A window from Canis lupus familiaris isolate Mischka breed German Shepherd chromosome 18, alternate assembly UU_Cfam_GSD_1.0, whole genome shotgun sequence encodes these proteins:
- the OR5AN1 gene encoding olfactory receptor family 5 subfamily AN member 1 (The RefSeq protein has 4 substitutions compared to this genomic sequence), whose protein sequence is MTGGGNTTEITYFILLGFSDFPRILAVLFAVFLLIYILTLTWNLGLIILIRMDSHLHTPMYFFLSNLSFIDVCYVTSTAPKMLSNFFQEQQTITFVGCAVQYFVFSTMGLSESCLMTAMAYDRYTAICNPLLYSSVMSPTLCIQMVLGSYLAALSASISQLCAMFQLHFCGPNVINHFFCDMPQLLILSCTDTFLVQLLLAILAMIFGIINAFIIMISYGFIVMSIMKITSAKGRSKAFNTCASHLTAVSLFYTSSIFVYLSSSSGGSSSFDRFASVFYTVVIPMLNPLIYSLRNKEIKDALKRLQKKRWYC, encoded by the coding sequence ATGACTGGAGGAGGCAATACTACAGAGATCACTTATTTCATCCTTTTGGGATTCTCTGATTTCCCCAGAATCCTAGCAGTGCTCTTTGCTGTATTCCTGCTGATTTACATTTTGACTCTGACTTGGAACCTGGGCCTCATCATCTTAATAAGGATGGACTCTCACCTCCACacgcccatgtacttcttcctcagtAATCTGTCCTTCATAGATGTCTGCTATGTGACCTCTACAGCTCCCAAGATGCTCTCCAACTTTTTCCAAGAGCAGCAAACCATCACCTTTGTGGGTTGTGCCGTTCAGTACTTTGTCTTTTCAACCATGGGACTGAGTGAGTCTTGTCTCATGACAGCCATGGCTTATGACCGATACACTGCCATTTGTAAtccacttctttattcatcagtcatGTCACCCACGCTCTGTATTCAGATGGTGCTGGGATCCTATCTGGCTGCACTCTCTGCTTCTATATCCCAGTTGTGTGCCATGTTTCAGCTTCATTTCTGTGGGCCGAATGTCATCAACCACTTCTTCTGTGACATGCCCCAACTATTAATCCTGTCCTGCACTGACACCTTCTTTGTACAACTGTTGCTTGCTATACTAGCAATGATCTTTGGGATAATAAATGCCTTTATTATTATGATATCTTATGGCTTTATTGTCATCTCCATCATGAAAATCACTTCAGCTAAAGGCAGATCCAAAGCTTTCAACACCTGTGCTTCTCATCTGACAGCAGTTTCTCTCTTCTATACCTCAAGTATCTTTGTCTATTTGAGTTCCAGCTCTGGTGGTTCCTCCAGCTTTGACAGATTTGCATCAGTATTCTACACTGTGGTTATTCCCATGTTGAATCCCTTGATTTACAGTCTGAGGAACAAGGAAATCAAAGATGCCTTGAAGAGGttaccaaagaagacatggtaTTGCTGA